The Tachysurus fulvidraco isolate hzauxx_2018 chromosome 26, HZAU_PFXX_2.0, whole genome shotgun sequence genome segment AGTTTGTTTAGACCTTTGAATTCAGAATTTCACAtttgttaatattaattaatgaattaattaattaattaatatttttgcaTAAGGTCCTATTTACCTTGGTATTTACCCAGATTAGGAGATTAGTGTATgtattcacattaaaaaaaagaaagaaaagaaaagaaaaaacacacattctcttAATCTCTTCACTACACAGGAAATGCTTGAATGAGCAAATTCCCCAGCCTTTCTGagaaaatacatacaaaataagAATGTATTCATGTAAgcaaaatttttatttcactctAATTCAATTTACCTTTTAATTTGATGCAAAGACAAGGTGAAGCAACAAAGGTAGGTAAGGTGAGTATgaacaaactttattttaaaaaataacaaggaTGCAGCACACAAAactcaacaaataaataaataaataataccaaGCTGAATCTGAACTATAGGTTCAGACTCAGAAATCAAAAGCAATGATCTCCCCAGTTCCAAAATACACCGGCACAGTTACAATTGCTCATACATCCAAAGCATCATAAATTGTTAATTCAGAAACTGGGGTAGGTTCCCAAAGCAGAAGCTACTGTATACAATTGAAACCATTAATATTGCATGGCTGCCACCAACTGTATTGCCAGTATTAGCAAGGCAAACATAATCAATCAAGTATTGTGCAAATATCACTTTTTCGAGGTTGACATATTATCGTGTTTAGTTAGTGAACGATGTGCATTCATTAAAGGTACTAAAAGTAGTATGTATAGAGAATccatatctattttattttgattacatGGATCATCCTTATGGCGTGGTCATTAATCATTTGCATTTGGACAAACTAACCAGCTCCTAGATGTACTGGAACCTCTGTTTTACTAAGCATCTGATCTCAGAAGACATTCCTGTGCTGGAAAACTTCACAAAGCATTGTGTTTGTTAGAAAGTGCTGACACTTGAGATGTTTTCTATAGATTGTAACATCtgccatacaagtccctgtatGTGAGCTATTACTGTTTAcaaataacatattagaacaaaTGCAATATAAACATCATTCACGTTAGAGCTGAGTGTGAAATACTGTCTGAGccatgttttttatataaaattaatcctCACATTCTGACAAGTCAAATTCAAGATTTAAATAGCACTGTGGTATCAGTAAGAATACTTGCAAGAACTTAATTGCAAGTTGAAGAAAGGACTCAGATTTTATGCTTCATCGTCCATacataagtaaaaaaatatctataaaatacCCAGCAAAAATTAACAGCCTAGCAAATATTGTCTCTAATGTTCCATGCAAATTAACTAATAAATACTGCTttaaaacatgattgcattttcATAACATTGACAAAGTTTAAACTGGGGTGTTCTTCAATTAACAGTTTGAGCCTATAGTCATGGCATAAGCCTTTTGTGTGGCTTGACCCTCAAAATGAACTCCcagaaaatattaatattagtggCCTTTCAtggaaaaaaattcataaagTGTGTAGTACGGGCTGTAATAATCGGTATATATGTGCATCTTTGCCCGTTATTCTTGCGCCGGGCATTGCATAATTCATAAATCATCCTTTCCCACCCCATCCGTTTGCCTCCGCCTCTTCCTCTCCCCCAACCTCCTCCTCACCTACCCCTGATCGTCCTCTCTAGAAAgcatcttcttctccttctccttcttcttcttcgtttctctctctctctctctctctctctctctctctctctctctctctctctctctctctctctctctctctctctatctctcaacCTCATCCTCGGCATTCACCATTTACCGCCATGCAGCTCTCGGTCAGGAGCGCCACGCGACGCCCGTAATCAGCGAACGCTGAACGCCGCGGGTTGGGGAGGGGAGGAAACAGAGCGAGGTAGAGGATGCCGCGCGCGAACTATGCCTTACGCGGGACGCAGAGAGACGCAGCAGCATCATCATCGTCGGCGGCAGCAGCGGCAttatcctcctcctcttcctcctcctcctcctcctcaacaGCATCCTCATCCTCAGCAGCAGCGGCGGCGGAGCGCGCGGCTGGTGCCCACCCCCCAACATCATCCGTGGCTCGCGTGTTCGCTCCCCCCCTGCAGCAGAAGGAGGATGCTGGAGTGAGGGATGAGGCTCGAGACGGGCGCGCCGGGCCAGAGCCGCGGCCTGCTTCTTTTTCACGGAGCTGAGCTCGCCTGCGTTAAAGTTAGTGTCCCTGCAGCATCCGCGCGCCCTTCGCCACCGTCGCACCGGCGTCTTCGGTAGGCTGGTTCTCCTTTCCGTTTCTCTGTCGACTATTATTTCTTTGCATAAGAAGGAACGCTGGCCGCTCGCTTAGGCCGCGCATCTGTAACTATGGCAACCACATCTTGTTAATAAGCCCTTTCCCCCCTCTCGTTCACTTCCTCCTCCCATTCACGTCCCTTtccctgttttttattttcttctcgtTATGTATAAATCAGAACGCGTTAAAAAATTTTAggccttgtttatttatttttttcttcgcTTTGTTAGGTGGGAATGTTGTTTGAGATATATCTTTGCATATCATGTATGatgtaatgtctttttttattcaagtaTGGTGCATGTCAGTTTGATTTTCAGTCCGGCCCATGTAAGGTTGGTGACTTATTTTGCCATTGTTAATCCTTATGAAAGGGATTATGTTATGAATTAAATTACTAGGCCTAGTTTAATATGCCTATGCTTATTGAGGCTATAGCTTACGGTAGCTTAGTTTAGCCAATAGCTCATTTTCAGCGGTGCCTTGCATCTGATCAGCTGTTCATTCTTAAATTTGCTTGTAAGGTCTGAGGTATTCGTTTCCATGCCAAGgttaaagcaaaagaaaagttGCTTTTATTGGAGGTTGTATGCCATGGTAATATCCTCAATTCATGCAATCGCTCcgggccaaaaaaaaaaaaaagcagcttaaAGATTCAGCGTTGACAGTGTGTTTCAGACCAGATCCTCTGACTTGGAACAAGGACCAAAAGCTATGTGCATAACATTTGCAAGTTTATTATAAGGAATTCATTTTACCCTGAATTTTCTTGTCAGCCtgtgataaatatataaaccttCATGGTTCATTCCATTTTAATCTGTACTTTTGCAttttggtttatatatatatatatatatatatatatatatatatatatatatatatatatatatatatatatatatatatatatatatatatatatgtcttagTCCAGGTAAGAGAATAATGTAATGATGTGTTTACAGATGTGAATAAGCTCAAATCTGTTCTTGCTTGCAGGCCAGCAAGGAGATCCAGGAGCATGAGCAGGACTTTGTGTGGCAGGAGCAGATGTCAGGGTACAAACGTATGCGGCGGCAGCACCAGAAGCAGCTGATCGCGCTGGAGAACAAGTTGAAGGCTGAGATGGATGAGCACAAGCTCCGACTGCAGAAGGAAGTAGAGACCCAGGCCAACAACACTTATATTGAACTGGAGAGACTAGCAAAGAAGCAGACTGCCCAGTTTGAGAAAGAGGTAAACTGAGTCCTAGATCAAGAGAAACAATGCATTTTAACAGTTCAAGGCTATTTCAtgcatatgtttttttattttattttgataatCAGTTATAtcttatacatttatatatgtatatttgatTGCCAAACCACATGTACAGTGCTTTCAGTCCCCCAATCCTACCTCCACCCATAGAgattatttctgtatttgtagtATTAGAACCTCAGatttatgtatattaaaatgcagcattttactcattttgactcattttatatcacttgctacagaaataaaacaatgtatatAGAGGTCCTCAGTTATTTAAATCATAATAGAATCCTGTAGAATGTTTGCCCAATAAATATCTCTGTCTTTTGGAGGCCTCACAAATGGCACATCCAGTCAGTCCTGCTCTCATAATCACCTTGAAACTTCAAGATAAAGTTCAACAAAACTTTAAAACCTTTTAGAgcaataataactaataacaaAGCAGAAAAATTATGGCACAACACAGACACTACCAAGATCAAGTAAAACTAAGTTTGGGCAAGATGGGCTATTATAGGAGAAGTGTTCAATAGTCTAACTACAACACAAAGGGCTAACAGATAGCTGTGATGTTAGAAAATCTGAgagcttttaaaaaagtttggtCTAAACCAAATACAGCCCAACATCCAAGTAGCAGGGAAAATATTGTGAAAAGCCTAAATTTCATGTTCTAATATAGCACAAAACTGCATTTACAgtgggggaacggtggcttagtggttagcacgttcgcctcacacctccagggttaggggttcgattcccgcctccgccttgtgtgtgtggagtttgcatgttctcaggggtttcctccgggtactccggtttcctcccccagtccaaagacatgcatggtaggttgattggcatctctggaaaaattgtccgtagtgtgtgagtgtgtgagtgaatgagagtgtgtgtgtgccctgcgatgggttggcactccgtccagggtgtatcctgccttgatgcccaatgacgcctgagataggcacaggctccccgtgacccgagaagttcggataagcggtagaaaatgaatgaatgaatgaatgaatgcatttacagtcatgtaaaaaaaaggaCACCTCATTAaattttcagttctttattaagaaatgtcaacatgttaatttctgatcttgttttaattggtaactgtacagtagataaaagtgatgtaattgcatgtaaacaacaaataatcattttgttttcacttattaaacaaaaaaaatgagtatTTGATTTGAGGACACTCTATGCCCCAATAGCTAGTGTTCCCCAATGCAGTTGAAATAACCTCAATGATATGTGTCGTGTAGCCATATACcagtctccccccccccccacacacacacacacactcctcagtgCAGAATTCTTCtagctgtgtgatgtttaagGGGTTTCTTGCATGCACAGTGCATTTCAAATCACCATACAGGATCTCAAAGGTTTTAGATCTCtgctttgacttggccattccagaattctccatttttttacttttcagtcaGTCCTTGATGGATTTACTAGTATGTTTGTGTCATGTTGCAAGGACTAGTTCTGCATcagctttaatttttttgatggatggtctcacatgttcctcaagcacctaCTGATACAATGCAGAATTGATAGTGAATTCTGTGATGATGAGCTGGCCAGGTCGTGCTGCAGCAAAGCTTCCTCAAACCATAACACTTGTTTTACATTTGATATGAGTTTCTCATGAGTTCTCATATGAGTTTCTTTTGCTAAAATGCTGTATTCGGTTTGCATCGAACATTCTCTCTGTTTTGGTCTCCAGATAATTAAATTTAAGACTCATCTGTCCAAAacacattattccagaagtcttgacctttgtctctgtgttctttcgCGAACTTCAATCTTGCCCTCATCTTTTTTATGACAACAAAGTTTCCTCCTTGCTCAATTCCTATGATAGTTAATGTTGTGCAGTCTCTTTTTGATTTGTAGATTTGTACCCTTTGTCATCAACTGTAGCAAGAGCTTTCTGTAGGTCCCGTGATGATATTTTAGATTTAGAgttttggagacttctttaagcatcttgcAGTAGTATTTGTGCTGAATTTGCTTGGACGGTCTGACCTAGCCATATATAGTAGGCAATTGTTTTAAAAGTTTTCCACTTGAAAATGATTTTTGGGCAGTGGAATGGCTGATCACACATTCTTTTGATATCGTTTTATGTGTCTTACCAGACTCATAAGCATTAACAATtttctttctgaaggcctcagagagctctttggatctcaccatggTGATACCACTCATTCAACAATTAACAGGaaaccaaactaaatatctgaggtttaaataatGCAAGTCTTGTACAAAATGCTGTATAACAATGTTCTAATCATTTGCACCTGATGTGATACACCTATAGGCAGTTTTATCCaatttaagtacaaataaatgtaggagtgtccttactttttcctcacaagaaatttgattttttaattgtattttgtagagcatttaaaaaagactttggttttatttgtctaGTTATATTGATTGAATTttccaatattgttaaaatgaagatcaaaattatttttaaaaaaatataggcTTTCATGAGATGTCCTAATTTTTTTCAGATGACTCCTTTTGCATGTACTGTAAGACTAGGCTTTTTAGTTATATCTACATTTATTGAATATCTTTGGGTATTTGTAACTTTTGTAACAAACAGTCAATGATTGTCAAGGTATTCATTGGTTTTATCCCACTACAGATGAGAGCATTAGCCACAGAGGAGAAGAGAATCCAGCAACAAATCTTGGTCCAACAGAAGAAGGAGCTGACCACATTCTTGGACACACAGAAAAAGCAGTACAGACTTTGCAGGGACAGGATGAAGGAAGTGAGTGGTGTTTAGAAAAAGGCcttaaacatacacatgtacacatgaatGTATTAGGGATTCAGTCCTGTCCCTAAACGTAACCATcattataatcatttaaatctttaaacttgtttttacattttacctTATTGTGTCCTAATTTACTTATAGCCTATTTGTAGATACCATTGAAAGGGTGAAGACTGAAATGCTAAAAtgctacctacctacctacctacctacctacctacctacctacctacctacctacctacctacctacctacctaacAACTAACTAAttgctaactaactaactaactagcttACTAGGTAAAAAAATACACCTTTTTGAACATCTGCTCAACTTTATGGATCTTGATTGCTAACTACTCTACCCTTGATACATGAGCAAGCAAATCATTCAATAGAATTTCCACAACTGCATGAAATGCAGTGATGAAAACAAGTTTTCTTTGACACCCAGCAGTGTATCAATTCAGAGGTCAAatctttttgttaaatatattattataaatgtaggATGGCATGGTGGTGCAGTAATAATAGCTCAAGAATCCCTAAATTCGGGTTTGCTAAGGTATCCAACATAAATTCTAAGTTTGGCAGAGTatttctgcatgttctccccatgtccACATGGATTCTTGGTTCtcactttttcttccttccaaAAATTATTGCCCCTAAGCATTACTAAATGTGTGAGTAATATTGGTTTGAATGTGGCAATACGTCTGCAGGAGATGAATGAGGACCTTAGCACACCAAAGGAGGAGAAGCAAGAGCGGCTGTCACGCCACAAAGAGACAATGCAGCGCTCACAGGCTGAGGAGGAGGCACAGCTGCTCAACCAGCAGAGGCTCATCTATGAAAGAAGCTGCCGTGCACTGAAGAGACGAAGCCTCATAAAAAAACATGAGTTTGAACAGGAACAGATACGGGAGGTAATTCATAAAGAGTATATCTTTCATTTCTAGCAAAATGTCCGAGTCCAATAGTGACCCTGtctttaaaatacaataaatatttatggcaTATGCTCTTTTCCAGTACAAATTATACTTATCTCAATTATACAGCTTAGTAATTGAGGCTTGGTGGTCTTGGGGTTTAAGTTCAAGACTTTCCAATTAGTAGTAAAacaacttaaccactgagctacttcTTCccaatacattaaaaaaatacataaatacattacTTTTAATGACTCACATGCAGTGGTGccaaaagtattcacattcattactcaggTAGAAGTATAGATACTAGGGTTTAAAAAGACATCTGTAGAAGTTGAAGTATCAACTCAAGcattttactcaagtaaaagtgtaaaagtactggtttcaaaactactttaaaagtataaaagtaaaagtaatgcaaGGAAAATATGCCATTAAGGACAAAAGCTTAGGCTGTGCCACAGGGGCCTATTGTGCACTACACCACCTCCTCACAAAACATAATGACTTTAATATGACCTTTAGAATGATATTTCTGTTTCAGataatattaatatgataatgttgaaaaatttgGGATGCACTACAGTAGGCTACCTGTTTCAGccgcatactgtatatgcccatTAAAAAACAGAACGCATTTTAGaacaatgcaaatacattaaagaacATATATGTGTACTACTGAGCTGAGTTTCATGGAGCAgaagttatagttatataagTTATAGTTGGCTATAAGTATTGTAATGgtgcaaaaagtcaaacttcagaGGAATGTCATCAATAACCTTTATTGAAACAAACTCATTGGACTTAAACAACAACAGGGTAATACACATGCGACAAAGAGTTACTAATAGGCTTTGTTTATCCACAAAAGCAGCTGCAAATGCATGCTCTTCTTGGCCTGAAGATCAGCCCTGCAACACTATACAGTCTTTCACAGGCTGTAAGGCAGGGAGTGCCGTATTAAGCGTAAGTGAAAAGAAGttcatcagaataaataaatccatacagatttaaaacaacatgaggatgagaaaatgatgacagaatttttctttttgggtgaactatcccctttaaagctgttttaggaCCATTGTtaataatttgttaataattgacTGGTAATAACAAAATTTAAGCTTACCTCAATATGCTTCTTTAAATTAGACGGTGAGTTTTTGTAAGCCATTAGCTTGTATTTGGGTGCGCATAGTTTACAGCGCATGCGCAATGACTTATTTTTCCAtccaaccatttaaaaaaattcttccaGGTAGGGCCAGGGATGTataagggttggggttggtTGGTCTTCCTGGCTACCAACTTCCTCGCTGGTGCTGGTGCTTGGTTGTTGGGACATTGAGTTTTGAGCTTCTGCCATGGACATCTTCGTACTTGGCTCCATCTGCTATGTCCAGCGTTGGGTAACTGAAGTGTGATATGTGTCATGTGCAGGTGTGATGGGTCACGTACAAACCAATAGGGTGACAAAATGGTATATGTTTATACTTCTCATCCAACCACAATCAAAGTCACTCTATCCAGATGGCGCGATTTATCTTGATACTGTAGGATTTTTTGAATGATAACAAACTCCAAAATGAAATATTAGTAACAAGGCTATTTTTAATATGTAAGGACTAGAAAGTACAGAtaattgtgtgaaaatgtatTAGTAGAGGTAAAAAGTctgctaaaaaataattactccgataaagtatagatactcaaaatttctacttaagtaaggtaacgaagtatttgtacctCATTACTTGACACCTCTGCTCACATGTAAgcttttaacatattttaaatatataaaatattagatgCAACCCAGGACAGGACATGTTTCTTTCTGTCATATTGCTCTTACATTTTTAAGAAGATGGTTGCCCTTGTGTCGCAGGAGCTGAACAAGAAGAAACTGCAGAAGGAGATGGAGCATGCGTTAATGATCCGGCAAGATGAGTCCACACAGGACCTAGAGCGACGGCAGTTGGAGTGTCTTCACAGGCTTCGAATGGAGCTGGTCCGGTTGCAGCATCACACTGAACTGGAAAACCAGGAGGAGTATAACACCAGACGTCAGAGAGAGCTACACAGGAAACATGCCCTGGAGCGCCGGCAGCAGCCCAGGAACCTCAAGGTTCATGTTGTTCGTAGATAGGGTATAGGAGGAGAGAAATATTTACAACATATTTATATAGTTCCGATTAATAATTGCCGTAACTAATTATATtagaactaataataatatgcttATAGATGGGGGAAAAGGGACAGGGTATGCAGAAGGTCCTTGGAGTTTTTcattatgaaaataaattcatatgATATTCATCAATGAATGAATTGTGAGTGAAATTAGgagattttgtaaaaaaaaaaaaatgtagtcgTATTACATCAATACAACTGTAGATTTCTGTAGTCGTATTATATCAATAGGAAATTAAACTTACATTCTGCAAAAGGTCTTTTGTAAATACATTGATCAGGTATAAACATTATGACCACTGACAGATGAAGTGAATAAAATTGATTATCTCTTCATCACAGCACCTAGTTAGTGGGTAGGATATATGAGGCAGCAAGTGAACGATACGTTTTCAAAGTTGATGGGTTTGATGCAGGAAAACTGGGCAAGCATAAGGATTTTAGGCAAGTTTGACAAGGGCCAAAATATGATTTGATGACTAGGTCATAGGATCTTCAAAACTCCAGCTTGTGGGGTATTCCTGGTCTTCAGTGGTAGTATCTGTCAAAAATGGTCCAAGGAAGGAACAGTGTTGAACCAGCAACAGGGTCATGGGCGGCCTCATTGATGCACAGATGAGTTACTGTAGGTCTGAAGAAGTTAATGATGGTTCTGATGGAAATGTATCAGAATGCACAGTGCATTGCAGTTTGTTTCATATGGGGCAAGATAGCCACAGACTAGTCAGGGTGCCCATGTTGCCAACAATTggcatgtgagcatcagaactggaacACAATGCAATGGATCCATGAGGTGTCCCAGCAGAAAATTGCCAGAAGCAACACACTGCATCCACCAGCTTGCAAGtgacctggggtctcatttataaaactgtgcataggagccctactaaaagtttacgtatgcccaaaagccaaaaaatattctgatttataaaaccgtgcgtacgcgtgaaccagcctcatatcTCGCCCTGTACATGCCCATTTTTACACGCCCATTACACGCTCCACAACTGcacgggcacgagagtggacctcgttataatgagtttcctctgcgctctgcgggtttaaaaatggggtgaggagccagtgtctcagggggtagccactgtcgcctgcaggttataattatattaaaagcaacattgttataattatattaaaaacaaaattgttacagtttctactttttaatattgttaaacataagcaaattcattttcagatggtgcccttatagcaacatgagtgcagtcaattgcgccgattacatttcggaaaccagacattgctgcaaattgcattttaatttcggcctgttctcgcacagtgtaggggaacctgatgtatcgactacccatattaagtataccattcaaaacgacagatattatggcactcagggatggctgtgatataccagacctactgtatagggtgagatgatagattccaatagaaatatttcatatacagaaatattatacagatattttttatataaataatttacctgtctgccaattctcgctggaaacagccggttgcaaagaaccccagagtggtgaggacttgtatttggactgggatggcatggttctggcgtgttgccctctctaatactggacccaattcagcacatagatccaagagcacagctctaaGGGAATATAAATCGgtttattagccagtcatcatcatggtccctgaaaactcgttctctccttattctgccattggcgtaatcctccaacaaaaatgttatagtgaacacatgcttcttcatgacggttttgtaatgaacaccgtaatagttaggactgatgatgagtagcgattgtgcttcatgactgtatttgcagactttgacattttatgatacatgtacattaaggaaaatatttcgtttttacactgtgttctgcagttctctaataaaagggtatttcatgctattctgtatcacatgtagtcacaccatctcctcctgcgctcgcgttgtggacaatgtgactgtaaggcagcgctgagtattattattttttttaatacatttttgaattacgtttggattttactagatgtatatagcctaaaacaatcggcacaaataacactgtcatgataatgtggatataatgaatgaaatggagtgaagattaaatgtcattaattcttataatcgttcttctcacatttattttctacaatctaacttcagttcacgacctcaccatctgtgtcgccaattccctttgtcccCAGCATGTGCGTACGCACGACTCAAAGTTtgcgcacattttcccgtcaagtttgttttttatagatcacaacctttgcgtggGAACTGCCGTACGtacgtttccagccccgttttgtgcttacacacgctttataaatgagacccctggtctgatgaatcacattttcttttacatcccGTGGATGACCGTTTGCTTATGAGTCGCTCACCTGGGGAACCCATatcaccaggatgcactatgggaagaaaCAAGCTggtggaggcagtgtgatgcttcTGGCAATGTTTTAGGAAGGTGGTCATAATGTTGTGCCTGATCAGTGAATATGCAGTATTTTATGGTAAGAATTTTATATTTGGTTTAACTGTGATATTCCCGAAATGTTTTTTCTGCTACATATACAACATGTTTTTTGTTCCACCATAAAACCAGGCATTGGAGATGCAGATCAAAAAGCAATTCCAGGACACTTGTAAGGTTCAGAATAAGCAGTACAAAGCTCTGAGGAACCATCAGCTAGAGGTCTCCCCTAAGAGTGAACACAAAGCCCTGCTAAAGTCTCTGAAGGAAGAGCAAACACGCAAGCTTGCTGTGCTGGCTGAACAGTATGAGCAGAGCATTAATGATATGATGGCCTCACAAGCGGTAAGAGACACATAGATTTCTATAAATGAAGAAGATATGGCAAATTAAGTAGAAaactgatattttataaaactttttaaatatgCACGGTGCTTTGTCGGGTATTAGCTTGTGTCTGATTTCATCAAGGTTTGGTGAATTGTGTTTGATTTTAACAATTAAGTCAATTATGGCTAAATTGCATGTGAGTTGAGGAGGAGTATAAATGATGcgtactgaacactgagctaTCAGTGGCTATGATGAATATATTGCATGTCAAAAATGATATTAAAGTCTGTGAGGTGGTTAGCTTAGTTTCCAGGTAGATAAAGTGTTCTctgttagattttatttataaaattatttattttaaatagattgTATTTAATGCTCAGTCCCTTACATggctctctgtgtctcagtttTTCATAATTCACCACAAATTTCATAATTCACTTAATGCCACTAGTGGCATAAGTGGCATtagaaagaaaagggaaaaggaTGCAGATAAAAGGCTCCTATGGtgtcatttgtttatgttaaaCCATCTACACtaataaagaattaataaagaTTGATAAAGATAAACAATCAATAAAGATTGATGAGAAAATCACCTAGCCACTTGCCAGTAGGCATGGTTCTAGGCAGATAGGCTTGGGTGAAGGCAGTACACAAAGACATGCTTCATGTCTTTGAACATATTTGGCTTCTGGTACTTCTCCAGAAGGTGTTAGGTGTAATGATTTCCTTGGTAGTGCTCAGATGATTAGGGAAAAGGAGATTATTTGGAGATCAATCAGGAGAATTATGTTAATTGCCCGTTCAGTCAATTGTCAGTCAGTAGCACCAACACAAGAGGTGGAAGTAGCCACTCATTGCTGTCTGTCCAGGTCTTGGCTTCATGGACAGCTAACTCTGTTTTTAGAACCTAGGCAATA includes the following:
- the taok3b gene encoding serine/threonine-protein kinase TAO3 isoform X1; protein product: MFSLLFLVNLSCVCTNRFHFMHSLRFMPSLRLLWSANQIGGELSCLLSKTQASKEIQEHEQDFVWQEQMSGYKRMRRQHQKQLIALENKLKAEMDEHKLRLQKEVETQANNTYIELERLAKKQTAQFEKEMRALATEEKRIQQQILVQQKKELTTFLDTQKKQYRLCRDRMKEEMNEDLSTPKEEKQERLSRHKETMQRSQAEEEAQLLNQQRLIYERSCRALKRRSLIKKHEFEQEQIREELNKKKLQKEMEHALMIRQDESTQDLERRQLECLHRLRMELVRLQHHTELENQEEYNTRRQRELHRKHALERRQQPRNLKALEMQIKKQFQDTCKVQNKQYKALRNHQLEVSPKSEHKALLKSLKEEQTRKLAVLAEQYEQSINDMMASQALRLEAEQEAECQALKHQLQQEMELLDAYQSKSKAQAEAQHEHDMQKLEQKASLRRAHLEQKIEEELAALQKERTEKVKNLFERQERELETFDVESSRLGFGSLASFDFPKEDDR
- the taok3b gene encoding serine/threonine-protein kinase TAO3 isoform X2, whose translation is MHKVYKSLYNWNMISFLRFMPSLRLLWSANQIGGELSCLLSKTQASKEIQEHEQDFVWQEQMSGYKRMRRQHQKQLIALENKLKAEMDEHKLRLQKEVETQANNTYIELERLAKKQTAQFEKEMRALATEEKRIQQQILVQQKKELTTFLDTQKKQYRLCRDRMKEEMNEDLSTPKEEKQERLSRHKETMQRSQAEEEAQLLNQQRLIYERSCRALKRRSLIKKHEFEQEQIREELNKKKLQKEMEHALMIRQDESTQDLERRQLECLHRLRMELVRLQHHTELENQEEYNTRRQRELHRKHALERRQQPRNLKALEMQIKKQFQDTCKVQNKQYKALRNHQLEVSPKSEHKALLKSLKEEQTRKLAVLAEQYEQSINDMMASQALRLEAEQEAECQALKHQLQQEMELLDAYQSKSKAQAEAQHEHDMQKLEQKASLRRAHLEQKIEEELAALQKERTEKVKNLFERQERELETFDVESSRLGFGSLASFDFPKEDDR
- the taok3b gene encoding serine/threonine-protein kinase TAO3 isoform X3, which translates into the protein MITNKLKLNRKASKEIQEHEQDFVWQEQMSGYKRMRRQHQKQLIALENKLKAEMDEHKLRLQKEVETQANNTYIELERLAKKQTAQFEKEMRALATEEKRIQQQILVQQKKELTTFLDTQKKQYRLCRDRMKEEMNEDLSTPKEEKQERLSRHKETMQRSQAEEEAQLLNQQRLIYERSCRALKRRSLIKKHEFEQEQIREELNKKKLQKEMEHALMIRQDESTQDLERRQLECLHRLRMELVRLQHHTELENQEEYNTRRQRELHRKHALERRQQPRNLKALEMQIKKQFQDTCKVQNKQYKALRNHQLEVSPKSEHKALLKSLKEEQTRKLAVLAEQYEQSINDMMASQALRLEAEQEAECQALKHQLQQEMELLDAYQSKSKAQAEAQHEHDMQKLEQKASLRRAHLEQKIEEELAALQKERTEKVKNLFERQERELETFDVESSRLGFGSLASFDFPKEDDR